Proteins encoded together in one Streptomyces sp. NA04227 window:
- a CDS encoding fumarylacetoacetate hydrolase family protein, with translation MKLLRVGPPGRERPAVLDPGGRLRDLSALTDDIDGAFLAGDGPQRVRAALAGDSLPELEPGQPRIGAPVARPGKVVCIGLNYRDHAEETGAPIPTSPVVFMKDPGTVVGPEDTVLIPRGSVKTDWEVELAVVVGRTARYLPSPAAAREVIAGYAISNDVSEREYQLEFSGQWDLGKSCETFNPLGPWLVTPDEIHDPGALGLRLWVNGEQRQDGNTRNMIFGIDHVLWYLSQYMVLRPGDVINTGTPAGVALGLPGTPYLRPGDRVELAIDGLGRQRQTFTPA, from the coding sequence ATGAAACTGCTTCGAGTGGGTCCGCCCGGCCGGGAGCGCCCGGCCGTACTGGACCCCGGAGGCCGTCTGCGCGACCTGTCCGCGCTCACCGACGACATCGACGGCGCCTTCCTCGCCGGTGACGGCCCCCAGCGCGTACGAGCCGCACTGGCCGGGGACTCGCTGCCGGAGCTGGAACCGGGCCAGCCCCGGATCGGAGCACCCGTCGCCCGGCCCGGCAAGGTCGTCTGCATCGGCCTCAACTACCGGGACCACGCCGAGGAGACCGGGGCGCCGATCCCGACCTCTCCCGTGGTCTTCATGAAGGACCCCGGCACCGTCGTGGGCCCCGAGGACACCGTCCTGATCCCGCGCGGCTCGGTCAAGACCGACTGGGAGGTGGAACTCGCGGTGGTGGTCGGACGCACCGCCCGCTACCTCCCGAGCCCGGCCGCGGCGCGCGAGGTGATCGCCGGTTACGCGATCAGCAACGACGTCTCGGAACGCGAGTACCAGCTGGAGTTCTCCGGCCAGTGGGACCTCGGCAAGTCGTGCGAGACCTTCAACCCGCTCGGGCCCTGGCTGGTGACGCCGGACGAGATCCACGACCCCGGCGCCCTCGGCCTGCGGCTGTGGGTCAACGGCGAACAGCGCCAGGACGGCAACACCCGGAACATGATCTTCGGAATCGACCACGTGCTCTGGTATCTCAGCCAGTACATGGTGCTGCGCCCCGGAGACGTCATCAACACGGGCACCCCCGCCGGGGTCGCGCTCGGACTGCCCGGCACTCCCTACCTGCGCCCCGGCGACCGGGTCGAACTCGCCATCGACGGCCTCGGCCGTCAGCGGCAGACCTTCACCCCGGCCTGA
- a CDS encoding sugar ABC transporter ATP-binding protein: MPDTTTAPAAPVVEAAGISKRFGATVALSDAKITIAPGESHALVGRNGAGKSTLVSILTGLQRPDTGTLSFSGAPAPAHGDTDAWRSKVACVYQKSMVVGELTVAENLFLHRQSAHSLRPIRWRELRARAAKLLAEYSVDVDPDRKVKELTVEQRQFVEIARALSFGARFIILDEPTARLDARGIERLFTRLRDLQRQGVAFLFISHHLQEVYELCTQVTVYRDARHVLTAPVAGLGHDALVEAMTGESATAPAPGRPAQPLPADAPEVLRVSRLGLDEHFSDVSLSVRAGEVVGLAGAAASGCVQLGETVAGLHRPTEGAVEVSGRPVKGGDVPASIRAGVGFVPEDRHLQGLVPDRSVAENATLAVNDQLGPFGLVLPSRTRAFAGRMIAELDVKTPDAATPVSALSGGNQQKVVVARALATDPRVLIAVRPTNGVDVKSKEFLLRRIRQVAEEGRCAVIISDELDDLRGCDRVVTMFHGRVGPEFPRGWSDDQLVAAMEGMGGPDEHTQEGKAQDVRHD; the protein is encoded by the coding sequence ATGCCGGACACGACGACCGCCCCGGCGGCGCCCGTGGTCGAGGCGGCCGGAATCTCCAAGCGATTCGGCGCCACCGTCGCCCTGAGCGACGCGAAGATCACCATCGCGCCGGGCGAGTCCCACGCCCTGGTCGGCCGCAACGGAGCCGGGAAGTCGACCCTGGTCTCCATCCTCACCGGTCTGCAGCGACCGGACACCGGCACCCTGAGCTTCTCCGGCGCGCCCGCGCCCGCGCACGGCGACACCGACGCCTGGCGGTCCAAGGTCGCCTGCGTCTACCAGAAGTCCATGGTCGTCGGCGAGCTGACGGTGGCCGAGAACCTCTTCCTGCACCGGCAGAGCGCCCACTCCCTGCGCCCGATCCGCTGGCGCGAGCTGCGGGCGCGGGCGGCGAAACTCCTCGCCGAGTACAGCGTGGACGTCGACCCCGACCGCAAGGTCAAGGAACTCACCGTAGAGCAGCGGCAGTTCGTGGAGATCGCCCGGGCGCTGTCCTTCGGCGCGCGGTTCATCATCCTCGACGAGCCCACCGCACGCCTCGACGCCCGCGGCATCGAGCGCCTCTTCACCCGGCTCCGCGACCTCCAGCGGCAGGGCGTCGCCTTCCTGTTCATCTCGCACCACCTCCAGGAGGTGTACGAGCTGTGCACGCAGGTGACCGTCTACCGCGACGCACGGCACGTACTGACCGCGCCGGTGGCCGGGCTCGGGCACGACGCACTGGTCGAGGCGATGACGGGGGAGAGCGCCACCGCCCCCGCGCCGGGCCGCCCGGCGCAGCCGCTGCCCGCCGACGCCCCCGAGGTGCTGCGGGTGAGCCGACTGGGCCTGGACGAACACTTCTCGGACGTCTCGTTGTCGGTGCGCGCGGGCGAGGTCGTCGGCCTCGCGGGCGCGGCGGCGAGCGGTTGCGTACAGCTCGGCGAGACCGTCGCCGGACTGCACCGGCCGACCGAGGGCGCCGTCGAAGTGTCGGGGCGCCCGGTCAAGGGCGGTGACGTGCCCGCCTCCATCCGGGCCGGTGTCGGCTTCGTCCCCGAGGACCGGCATCTGCAAGGGCTGGTGCCCGACCGCAGTGTGGCCGAGAACGCCACCCTCGCCGTCAACGACCAGCTCGGCCCCTTCGGCCTGGTACTGCCCTCGCGCACCCGGGCCTTCGCGGGCCGCATGATCGCCGAGCTGGACGTCAAGACCCCGGACGCCGCCACCCCCGTCTCGGCACTCTCCGGCGGCAACCAGCAGAAGGTCGTGGTGGCCCGCGCGCTCGCCACCGACCCACGGGTACTGATCGCCGTACGCCCCACCAACGGGGTGGACGTCAAGTCCAAGGAGTTCCTGCTGCGCCGTATCCGGCAGGTGGCCGAGGAGGGGCGCTGCGCGGTGATCATCTCCGACGAACTGGACGACCTGCGCGGCTGCGACCGCGTGGTGACGATGTTCCACGGCCGGGTGGGGCCCGAGTTCCCCCGGGGCTGGAGCGATGACCAACTGGTCGCCGCCATGGAGGGCATGGGCGGACCGGACGAGCACACTCAGGAAGGAAAGGCACAGGATGTCCGTCACGACTGA
- a CDS encoding oxygenase MpaB family protein, with protein MDLGGEDAPFGPDCLLWDLAGDIRNVLSLQAAFVLQVAHPGVGAGVDQHSVFRTDPWGRAARSLHSVQLWVYGGSRAAEEGRRLRALHRTVTGTDARGRPYRALDPALYAWVHATAFPVFLRSCAYLDRPLDEAGTRRLYAEHLRLGRVLGLDTADMPPTPEAYWVYFAEVVREELELTVVAQELLDPARPVPPPDGAPAAVRLLWPVLFPPLSRLRVLFTVGLLPPAAREALGLRWTDADERRLRRRAALVRLIVPHLPERLRFLPLARRARRAARTPGPAGGRHHSPHERRHRGEYG; from the coding sequence ATGGACCTGGGCGGGGAAGATGCCCCCTTCGGACCCGACTGCCTGCTCTGGGACCTGGCCGGGGACATCCGCAACGTGCTCTCGCTCCAGGCGGCCTTCGTGCTCCAGGTCGCCCACCCGGGCGTCGGCGCCGGAGTCGACCAGCACTCCGTGTTCCGTACCGACCCGTGGGGCAGGGCGGCCCGGTCCCTGCACTCGGTCCAGTTGTGGGTGTACGGGGGTTCCCGCGCGGCCGAGGAGGGGCGCCGACTGCGTGCCCTGCACCGCACGGTCACCGGTACCGACGCCCGGGGCCGTCCGTACCGTGCGCTCGACCCCGCGCTCTACGCCTGGGTGCACGCCACCGCGTTCCCGGTCTTCCTCAGGTCCTGTGCCTACCTCGACCGGCCGCTGGACGAGGCAGGTACCCGCCGCCTCTACGCGGAACACCTGCGCCTCGGCCGTGTGCTCGGCCTCGATACGGCGGACATGCCACCGACACCCGAGGCGTACTGGGTCTACTTCGCCGAGGTCGTCCGGGAGGAGCTCGAACTCACCGTGGTGGCACAGGAGTTGCTGGACCCGGCCCGACCGGTGCCGCCGCCGGACGGGGCCCCGGCGGCGGTGCGGCTGCTGTGGCCGGTACTGTTCCCGCCGCTGTCGAGGCTGCGTGTCCTGTTCACCGTCGGCCTGCTGCCACCGGCCGCGCGCGAGGCGCTCGGGCTGCGCTGGACGGACGCCGACGAGCGAAGGCTGCGCCGCCGCGCCGCCCTGGTACGGCTGATCGTCCCGCACCTGCCCGAACGGCTCCGCTTCCTCCCCCTCGCCCGCCGGGCCCGCCGCGCGGCACGCACACCGGGGCCGGCGGGCGGCCGCCACCACAGCCCGCACGAGCGTCGGCACCGGGGCGAGTACGGCTGA
- a CDS encoding sigma-70 family RNA polymerase sigma factor has product MSNEFEPVALVRAAQTGDVRAQDELVSAYLPLLYNVVGRALHGHADVDDVVQETMLRALGALGSLRDPASFRSWLLAIAMNEMRRYWQTHPVEQNTGPLNEAQEIADPGADFVDLTILRLGLSGQRRETAEATRWLDSDDNALLSLWWLEVSGQLSRADVAAAMGLSAQHTAVRVQRMKAQLETARAVIRALATNPPCPGLAQVTESWDGQPSALWRKRLARHVRDCPLCSEQGAGLVVAERLLVGLALVPLSAALAAYLQMFHGSAAAAATGIPGGAGHGGAISDPLSGGPLPDPGVGGGAGSTGHHAATGGGADHGAGSALGRAGRHRRKRGTHAVTAGATVVLLLAVGGVIYSINRDSEDDSHEARTEPVKAPVSTSAAPSPTPSRSPSPSASPSRSEKPKPKPSSPKPKPTPSRTTATPQKATPKADTGGGSAIAQVTQLVNNERAKNGCGPVTANPKLQSAAQGHSDDMADRDFFSHTDPDGGDPGDRITAAGYRWSTYGENIAAGQQTPAQVMEGWMNSSGHRANILNCDFKEIGVGLRQAPSGPLWTQNFGTAL; this is encoded by the coding sequence ATGAGCAACGAATTCGAGCCCGTTGCCCTGGTGCGGGCTGCGCAGACCGGGGACGTACGGGCTCAGGACGAGCTGGTGAGCGCGTATCTGCCCCTGCTGTACAACGTCGTGGGCCGTGCGCTGCACGGTCATGCCGACGTCGACGACGTCGTGCAGGAGACGATGCTGCGCGCCCTCGGCGCCCTCGGCTCGCTGCGCGACCCGGCCAGCTTCCGGTCCTGGCTGCTCGCCATCGCCATGAACGAGATGCGCCGGTACTGGCAGACGCATCCCGTCGAGCAGAACACCGGGCCCCTCAACGAGGCGCAGGAGATCGCGGACCCCGGTGCGGACTTCGTCGACCTGACCATCCTGCGCCTCGGTCTGTCCGGGCAGCGCCGGGAGACGGCCGAGGCGACCCGGTGGCTCGACTCCGACGACAACGCACTGCTCTCGCTGTGGTGGCTGGAGGTCTCCGGGCAGCTCAGCCGGGCCGACGTCGCGGCCGCCATGGGGCTGTCCGCCCAGCACACCGCCGTACGCGTACAGCGGATGAAGGCGCAGCTGGAGACGGCGCGCGCGGTGATACGGGCACTGGCCACGAATCCGCCGTGCCCCGGGCTCGCGCAGGTGACCGAGTCCTGGGACGGGCAGCCGTCCGCGCTGTGGCGCAAGCGGCTCGCACGGCATGTACGCGACTGCCCGCTCTGCTCCGAGCAGGGTGCGGGCCTCGTGGTGGCCGAACGCCTTCTGGTGGGCCTCGCCCTGGTCCCGCTCAGCGCCGCGCTGGCCGCGTACCTGCAGATGTTCCACGGCTCGGCCGCGGCCGCCGCGACCGGCATACCCGGCGGCGCGGGCCACGGCGGAGCGATATCCGACCCGCTGTCCGGCGGCCCCCTCCCGGATCCGGGCGTCGGTGGCGGAGCCGGGAGCACCGGTCACCACGCGGCCACCGGCGGCGGCGCGGACCACGGCGCCGGAAGCGCGCTGGGCCGGGCGGGCCGGCACCGCCGCAAGCGCGGCACCCACGCGGTGACGGCGGGCGCCACGGTCGTCCTGCTGCTCGCCGTCGGCGGCGTGATCTACTCGATCAACCGCGACTCCGAGGACGACAGCCACGAGGCGCGAACGGAACCGGTGAAGGCCCCGGTGTCCACCTCGGCCGCACCCAGTCCGACGCCCAGCCGCAGCCCGTCCCCCTCCGCCTCGCCCTCGCGCAGCGAAAAGCCGAAGCCCAAGCCGTCCTCGCCCAAGCCGAAGCCGACTCCGAGCAGGACGACCGCGACTCCGCAGAAGGCCACACCGAAGGCGGACACGGGAGGCGGCTCCGCGATCGCCCAGGTCACCCAGCTGGTCAACAACGAGCGCGCCAAGAACGGCTGCGGCCCGGTCACCGCCAACCCGAAGCTCCAGAGCGCGGCCCAGGGGCACTCGGACGACATGGCCGACCGCGACTTCTTCTCGCACACCGACCCGGACGGCGGCGACCCGGGCGACCGCATCACGGCCGCCGGTTACCGCTGGAGCACGTACGGCGAGAACATCGCCGCAGGGCAGCAGACCCCCGCCCAGGTCATGGAGGGCTGGATGAACAGCTCGGGCCACCGCGCGAACATCCTCAACTGCGACTTCAAGGAGATCGGCGTCGGCCTGCGGCAGGCCCCGAGCGGGCCGCTGTGGACGCAGAACTTCGGGACCGCGCTGTGA
- a CDS encoding TetR/AcrR family transcriptional regulator translates to MESGQSGRSTDGRRERWRGHKAARREEFVDAALRALAEHGPELRVEQVAREAGVTKPVLYRHFADKAGLQEAVHARGTHLLVTRLAPALDDSASPVDRIRGAVEGYLSLMEEQPNLYWFIRRTQPPGPAEQASGVEAGKTIIAATLTHAFDEYLFAFGVDDTAAAPMAHAIVGMVQNTTEWWVIDKSMPREEIAEQLIGYIWSLLEGVLRRHGVELDPTVPLSAPDIQATHSPAPTPTPTPTATVPEAPEAPEAPSEPEQATAAAGHGA, encoded by the coding sequence GTGGAGAGCGGACAGTCCGGGCGGAGTACGGACGGGCGCAGGGAGCGGTGGCGAGGCCACAAAGCGGCGCGCCGTGAGGAGTTCGTCGACGCCGCGCTGCGCGCCCTCGCCGAGCACGGTCCCGAGCTCCGGGTCGAGCAGGTGGCACGGGAGGCCGGTGTCACCAAGCCGGTCCTGTACCGCCACTTCGCGGACAAGGCCGGACTCCAGGAGGCCGTCCACGCCCGGGGCACCCACCTCCTGGTGACGCGGCTCGCGCCCGCGCTGGACGACAGCGCCTCTCCCGTGGACCGCATCCGGGGCGCGGTCGAGGGCTACCTCTCGTTGATGGAGGAACAGCCCAATCTGTACTGGTTCATCCGGCGCACCCAGCCGCCCGGTCCCGCCGAGCAGGCCAGCGGCGTCGAGGCCGGTAAGACGATCATCGCCGCGACGCTGACCCACGCCTTCGACGAGTACCTCTTCGCCTTCGGTGTCGACGACACCGCGGCCGCGCCCATGGCCCACGCCATCGTCGGCATGGTGCAGAACACCACCGAGTGGTGGGTGATCGACAAGAGCATGCCGCGCGAGGAGATCGCGGAGCAGCTCATCGGATACATCTGGTCGCTGCTCGAAGGTGTCCTGCGGCGGCACGGTGTGGAACTCGACCCGACGGTCCCGCTGAGCGCCCCCGACATCCAGGCCACCCACTCCCCCGCACCCACACCCACACCCACACCCACGGCTACGGTCCCCGAGGCACCCGAAGCACCCGAAGCACCCAGCGAACCGGAGCAGGCAACGGCTGCCGCAGGTCACGGAGCCTGA
- a CDS encoding flavodoxin family protein — MPAPQEKTAPPARYDDLRALFINCTLKRSPERSNTQGLVDISRRIMERNSVQVDEFRAVDHDIAVGVRPDMTEYGAASDEWPALFERVAAADILILAGPIWLGDNSSVTKRVVERLYGISGVLNDRGQYAYYGKVGGCLITGNEDGLKHCAMNLLYSLQHIGYTIPPQADAGWIGEAGPGPNYLDEGSGGPENDFTNRNTTFMTWNLLHLARLLKDAGGIPAYGNQRSEWDAGCRFDFDNPEHR, encoded by the coding sequence GTGCCCGCTCCCCAGGAGAAGACCGCCCCGCCCGCGCGCTACGACGATCTGCGCGCCCTGTTCATCAACTGCACCCTCAAACGGTCGCCCGAGCGGAGCAACACCCAGGGCCTGGTCGACATCAGCCGCCGCATCATGGAGCGCAACTCCGTCCAGGTCGACGAGTTCCGCGCCGTCGACCACGACATCGCCGTCGGCGTACGCCCCGACATGACCGAGTACGGGGCCGCCAGCGACGAGTGGCCCGCCCTCTTCGAGCGGGTCGCCGCGGCGGACATCCTGATCCTGGCCGGACCGATCTGGCTCGGCGACAACAGCTCGGTCACCAAGCGCGTCGTCGAGCGCCTCTACGGGATCTCCGGCGTGCTCAACGACCGTGGCCAGTACGCGTATTACGGCAAGGTCGGCGGCTGCCTGATCACCGGCAACGAGGACGGCCTCAAGCACTGCGCGATGAACCTCCTCTACAGCCTCCAGCACATCGGCTACACGATCCCGCCGCAGGCCGACGCGGGCTGGATCGGCGAGGCGGGCCCCGGCCCCAACTACCTGGACGAGGGCTCGGGCGGCCCCGAGAACGACTTCACCAACCGCAACACCACCTTCATGACCTGGAACCTCCTCCATCTGGCCCGGCTCCTGAAGGACGCGGGCGGCATCCCCGCGTACGGCAACCAGCGCTCGGAATGGGACGCGGGCTGCCGCTTCGACTTCGACAACCCCGAACACCGCTGA
- a CDS encoding sugar ABC transporter substrate-binding protein — MKPRHARALAAVTGAMLLAAATTACNRDGNDGDKPSIGIDLPRADSDFWNAYAEYIKSDIKAGDLNTLPISNSQNDVTKLISNVQVMEQTGAKAVVMAPQDTGAIASTLDRLAGKDIPVVSVDTRPDKGDVYMVVRADNKAYGTKSCEYLGKQLGGKGKVAEFQGDLTSINGRERSEAFASCMKKKFPKIKVYELPTNWDGAVASSKLQTLLSQHPDLNGIYMQAGGVFLQPTLSLLRQKGLLEPPGDKKHITIISNDGIPQEFDAIRKGEIDATISQPADLYSKYALFYAQAAADGKTFKPGPTDHGSNIIKIPNGLEDQLPAPLVTKANVDDKELWGNAIDSKK; from the coding sequence ATGAAGCCTCGCCACGCTCGCGCCCTCGCCGCGGTCACCGGAGCGATGCTCCTGGCCGCGGCCACCACCGCCTGTAACCGGGACGGGAACGACGGCGACAAGCCGTCCATCGGAATCGATCTCCCCCGCGCGGACTCGGATTTCTGGAACGCCTACGCCGAGTACATCAAGTCGGACATCAAGGCGGGTGACCTCAACACCCTGCCGATCAGCAACTCGCAGAACGACGTCACCAAGCTGATCAGCAACGTCCAGGTGATGGAGCAGACCGGCGCCAAGGCCGTCGTCATGGCCCCGCAGGACACCGGCGCGATCGCCAGCACCCTGGACCGCCTTGCCGGCAAGGACATCCCCGTGGTCAGCGTGGACACCCGCCCCGACAAGGGCGACGTCTACATGGTGGTGCGCGCCGACAACAAGGCGTACGGCACCAAGTCCTGCGAATACCTGGGCAAGCAGCTCGGCGGCAAGGGCAAGGTCGCCGAGTTCCAGGGCGACCTGACCTCCATCAACGGCCGGGAACGCTCCGAGGCGTTCGCCTCCTGCATGAAGAAGAAGTTCCCGAAGATCAAGGTCTACGAGCTGCCCACGAACTGGGACGGCGCGGTCGCCTCCAGCAAGCTGCAGACCCTGCTCTCCCAGCACCCCGACCTGAACGGCATCTACATGCAGGCGGGCGGCGTCTTCCTGCAGCCGACGCTCTCCCTGCTCCGCCAGAAGGGCCTGCTCGAGCCCCCGGGCGACAAGAAGCACATCACGATCATCTCCAACGACGGCATCCCGCAGGAGTTCGACGCCATCCGCAAGGGCGAGATCGACGCGACCATCTCCCAGCCCGCGGACCTCTACTCCAAGTACGCGCTCTTCTACGCCCAAGCCGCCGCCGACGGCAAGACGTTCAAGCCCGGGCCGACCGACCACGGCTCGAACATCATCAAGATCCCCAACGGCCTGGAGGACCAACTCCCCGCCCCGCTGGTCACCAAGGCGAACGTGGACGACAAGGAGCTGTGGGGCAACGCCATCGACAGCAAGAAGTGA
- a CDS encoding winged helix DNA-binding domain-containing protein: MTPRPQPKSAGPAPQVLSVRALNRATLARQLLLEPARMSAEDALVHLVGLQAQNVKPPYFALAARLADFAPEELSELMDRRAAVRIVTMRSTIHTHTADDCLRLMPFVQPARDREITHFRKGLAGVDLAVLARLARELVEAEPRTMAELRAALAPEWPEADPQALAVAARCTLPLVQVTPRGLWGRGGQVALTTAESWLGREAGTALDAPATVRRYLAAFGPASVKDMQTWAGRTRLKDAFDALRPDLLTFRDENGTELFDLPEAPRPDPGTPAPPRFLPEYDNLLLSHADRTRVVPPAHRGRTWTGNQPHRSLLLDGFLAGLWHLEETGGSALLTVELFAEATRRERRDIEAEGLRTLDRLGGARDREIRFAPVAP; this comes from the coding sequence ATGACCCCGAGGCCCCAGCCGAAGAGCGCCGGTCCGGCGCCGCAGGTGCTGTCCGTCCGTGCGCTGAACCGGGCCACGCTCGCCCGCCAACTGCTCCTCGAACCGGCCCGGATGTCCGCCGAGGACGCCCTGGTCCACCTCGTCGGCCTCCAGGCGCAGAACGTGAAGCCGCCGTACTTCGCCCTGGCGGCGCGGCTCGCGGACTTCGCGCCCGAGGAGCTCTCGGAGTTGATGGACCGGCGCGCGGCCGTCCGCATCGTCACCATGCGCTCGACGATCCACACCCACACCGCGGACGACTGTCTGCGTCTGATGCCCTTCGTCCAGCCCGCCCGCGACCGTGAGATCACCCATTTCCGCAAGGGGTTGGCGGGAGTCGACCTCGCGGTCCTCGCCCGCCTGGCCCGCGAACTGGTGGAGGCGGAGCCCCGCACCATGGCCGAGCTGCGGGCGGCGCTCGCCCCCGAGTGGCCCGAGGCCGATCCGCAGGCGCTCGCGGTCGCCGCGCGCTGCACCCTGCCGCTCGTCCAGGTGACCCCGCGCGGACTGTGGGGACGCGGCGGTCAGGTCGCGCTCACCACGGCCGAGAGCTGGCTGGGCCGCGAGGCCGGAACGGCTCTCGACGCCCCCGCGACGGTCCGCCGCTACCTCGCCGCCTTCGGCCCCGCCTCCGTCAAGGACATGCAGACCTGGGCCGGACGCACCCGCCTCAAGGACGCCTTCGACGCACTGCGCCCGGACCTGCTGACCTTCCGCGACGAGAACGGCACCGAGCTCTTCGACCTCCCCGAAGCGCCCCGCCCCGACCCCGGCACCCCCGCACCGCCCCGCTTCCTGCCCGAGTACGACAACCTGCTCCTCTCGCACGCCGACCGCACCCGTGTGGTCCCGCCCGCCCACCGGGGCCGGACCTGGACCGGCAACCAGCCCCACCGCAGCCTGCTGCTCGACGGATTCCTCGCCGGTCTGTGGCACCTCGAAGAGACCGGCGGTTCCGCGCTCCTGACCGTGGAACTCTTCGCGGAGGCCACCCGGCGGGAACGCCGGGACATCGAGGCCGAGGGGCTGCGCACGCTCGACCGACTCGGCGGCGCCCGCGACCGGGAGATCCGCTTCGCTCCCGTGGCGCCCTGA
- a CDS encoding ABC transporter permease, which yields MSVTTDLTAPQRDPDVKGDGGGRPRFSIKQYRDLSLVPVLFVLGLIGFIVSPAFLTSRNLLGVAQQSTELSLLVLATAMILIVGRMDLSLESTIGLAPVVAVWLVLPDTGRFAGLGLLPTWTAVPLCLLVGALIGAFNGFLILKLRLNGFIVTLGALVLLRGLQVALSKGKSITEVPTSFQYLGSTEWFGMAASIWICLLLFAVGGCALAWLRHGRALYAIGGNAEAARAAGIKVDRLTWVVLIAGSMLAAFAGVLYTGHYGSISASQGDGWIFQVFAATVIGGVSLAGGRGTIFGALTGVLTLQLVVNVMTLAGVPPLWNQFLNGAIIIVALIISRFAAGEKQE from the coding sequence ATGTCCGTCACGACTGACCTCACCGCGCCCCAGCGCGACCCGGACGTCAAGGGGGACGGCGGGGGAAGGCCCCGGTTCAGCATCAAGCAGTACCGCGACCTGTCCCTGGTCCCGGTCCTGTTCGTGCTCGGCCTCATCGGCTTCATCGTCTCGCCGGCCTTTCTCACCTCCCGCAACCTGCTCGGTGTGGCCCAGCAGTCGACCGAGCTGAGCCTGCTGGTGCTCGCCACGGCGATGATCCTCATCGTCGGGCGGATGGACCTCTCACTGGAGTCCACCATCGGCCTCGCGCCGGTGGTCGCGGTCTGGCTGGTCCTGCCGGACACCGGCCGGTTCGCCGGTCTCGGCCTGCTGCCCACCTGGACCGCCGTACCGCTCTGTCTGCTCGTCGGCGCCCTGATCGGGGCCTTCAACGGCTTCCTGATCCTGAAGCTGCGACTCAACGGCTTCATCGTCACGCTCGGGGCTCTCGTCCTGCTGCGCGGACTCCAAGTGGCCCTGTCCAAGGGCAAGTCGATCACCGAGGTGCCCACCTCGTTCCAGTACCTCGGCAGCACCGAGTGGTTCGGCATGGCTGCCTCGATCTGGATCTGCCTGCTGCTGTTCGCCGTCGGCGGCTGTGCGCTCGCCTGGCTGCGGCACGGCCGTGCCCTCTACGCGATCGGCGGCAACGCCGAGGCGGCACGGGCGGCGGGCATCAAGGTCGACCGGCTCACCTGGGTCGTCCTGATCGCCGGCAGCATGCTGGCTGCCTTCGCGGGCGTCCTGTACACCGGCCACTACGGTTCGATCTCCGCGAGCCAGGGCGACGGCTGGATCTTCCAGGTCTTCGCGGCCACCGTGATCGGCGGCGTGAGTCTGGCCGGTGGCCGCGGCACGATCTTCGGCGCGCTGACCGGTGTGCTCACCCTCCAACTCGTGGTCAACGTCATGACCTTGGCGGGAGTGCCGCCGCTGTGGAACCAGTTCCTCAACGGCGCCATCATCATCGTGGCCCTGATCATCTCCCGCTTCGCCGCGGGCGAGAAGCAGGAATAG
- a CDS encoding FadR/GntR family transcriptional regulator gives MPVTDEAIEKIKGMIVSGELRPGMRLPKEADLAERLGLSRNSLREAVKALSLIRVLDVRQGDGTYVTSLEPRLLLDALGFVVDFHQDDTVLEFLEVRRILEPQAAAMAARVMSDEQIGELREILDSLPAQASLDELIANDLEFHRKMAFGSGNTVLCSLLDGLNGPTTRARVWRGLTEEGAVARTVEQHRAICDAIAARRPDLAQAWATVHIAGVEQWLRDMLGSADSALPPEG, from the coding sequence GTGCCGGTCACCGACGAGGCGATCGAGAAGATCAAGGGAATGATCGTCAGCGGTGAGCTGCGTCCCGGTATGCGGCTCCCCAAGGAAGCCGATCTCGCCGAGCGGCTCGGTCTGTCCCGCAACTCGCTGCGCGAGGCCGTCAAGGCGCTCTCGCTGATTCGCGTACTGGACGTCCGCCAAGGCGACGGTACGTATGTGACGAGCCTGGAGCCGAGGCTGCTGCTCGACGCGCTCGGCTTCGTCGTGGACTTCCACCAGGACGACACCGTCCTGGAGTTCCTCGAAGTGCGCCGGATACTGGAGCCGCAGGCCGCCGCCATGGCCGCCCGGGTGATGTCCGACGAGCAGATCGGCGAGCTGCGGGAGATCCTGGACAGCCTTCCGGCGCAGGCGAGCCTCGACGAACTCATCGCCAACGACCTGGAGTTCCACCGCAAGATGGCGTTCGGGTCCGGCAATACGGTGCTCTGCTCGCTGCTCGACGGACTCAACGGCCCCACCACCCGGGCCCGGGTCTGGCGCGGCCTCACCGAGGAGGGCGCGGTCGCCCGTACCGTCGAACAGCACCGCGCCATCTGCGACGCCATCGCCGCGCGCCGCCCCGACCTCGCACAGGCCTGGGCGACCGTGCACATCGCCGGGGTCGAGCAGTGGCTGCGCGACATGCTCGGCTCGGCGGACTCGGCGCTGCCGCCGGAGGGCTGA